One genomic region from Haloferax litoreum encodes:
- a CDS encoding glycosyltransferase: MAPIVTLQTNDSDDRGDSGPSEKPDLSVVVVTFNEEARIERCLESVFESCRDVGTFEVILVDSNSTDRTVDIAKSFPITILTLPDEVDRTPSAGRYVGTQWANGDTILYVDGDMYLEPEWLSDAYDFLHTNDGVVGVDGHLNVRGDTSTPQRVNAIRGVALYDTSAVTAVGGFDPFQKSLEDIDLGFRLVLDSGELYRLPSVAASHPVAKGTREIRRRWRSGYVEGVGQTLRKSASRPRLLAMHLLRLRYKVLIGSWFAAGGVSVALSPLATGGWLLATGLFFAFLTRERGSSEAFRLTFGYALLWIGFIYGMRIPPRPRDEYPLSRVDVVKRISVFQ; the protein is encoded by the coding sequence ATGGCCCCAATAGTCACCCTCCAAACAAACGATTCAGACGACCGAGGCGATAGCGGTCCGTCCGAGAAACCGGACCTCTCTGTCGTCGTCGTCACGTTCAACGAAGAGGCACGAATCGAGCGGTGCCTCGAATCAGTGTTCGAATCGTGTCGCGACGTGGGCACCTTCGAGGTAATCCTCGTCGACTCGAATTCGACCGACCGTACGGTCGATATCGCTAAATCGTTCCCCATAACCATCCTCACGTTGCCAGACGAAGTCGACAGGACGCCGTCGGCAGGTCGCTACGTCGGGACACAGTGGGCAAACGGAGACACGATTCTGTACGTCGACGGCGACATGTACCTCGAACCCGAGTGGCTATCAGACGCCTACGACTTCCTCCACACGAACGACGGCGTCGTCGGCGTCGACGGCCACCTCAACGTTCGTGGAGACACGTCCACACCACAACGCGTCAACGCGATACGAGGCGTCGCACTCTACGACACGTCCGCGGTGACCGCTGTCGGTGGGTTCGACCCGTTCCAAAAGTCGCTCGAAGACATCGACCTCGGCTTCCGACTCGTCCTCGACAGCGGGGAACTCTACCGACTCCCGAGCGTCGCTGCGTCGCACCCGGTTGCGAAGGGAACGCGGGAGATTAGACGCCGATGGCGGAGCGGATACGTCGAAGGCGTCGGTCAGACGCTCCGAAAGTCGGCGTCACGCCCTCGGTTGTTGGCAATGCACCTCCTGCGACTGAGATACAAAGTGCTGATTGGAAGTTGGTTCGCAGCGGGGGGCGTGAGTGTTGCGCTCTCACCACTCGCGACGGGTGGGTGGCTACTCGCGACGGGACTCTTCTTCGCGTTCTTGACCAGGGAACGCGGGAGCAGCGAAGCGTTTCGGTTGACGTTCGGATACGCACTGCTCTGGATTGGGTTCATCTACGGGATGCGAATTCCACCACGGCCACGTGACGAGTACCCACTCTCACGGGTCGACGTCGTCAAGCGAATCAGCGTCTTTCAGTGA
- a CDS encoding polysaccharide deacetylase family protein yields MGSVVISLDAELGWGYLDFEDPPDRVEYARSGWTALVDLFDEFDVPATWAIVGHLFLDDCDGRHSAHPAPDGWFEKETGIWRSRPDLRFGRDLVDAVRTSNANHEIGCHSYSHPQFGRIDHAFADAEIRACVDIASDYGLELDSFVYPRNDVGHRDVLAKYGFSCYRGPSPVFRDTPLPKGVHTLVDGVYAPGQSLLVTPSIDEYGLVDIPASLYLFSFEGVALEIANRLVGDPVVRQAKRGIDQAAREGGVFHMWLHPNNLHTDYSVERIRRILAYLADVRAETDLVVETMGEVARRTLAQSPVRPT; encoded by the coding sequence ATGGGCTCTGTGGTTATCTCGCTCGACGCGGAACTCGGATGGGGATATCTCGACTTCGAGGACCCACCCGACCGTGTCGAGTACGCGCGGTCCGGGTGGACGGCACTCGTCGACCTCTTCGACGAGTTCGACGTGCCCGCCACCTGGGCAATCGTTGGACACCTCTTCTTGGACGACTGCGACGGACGCCACAGTGCACACCCCGCCCCTGATGGATGGTTCGAGAAAGAGACCGGAATCTGGCGGTCTCGTCCAGACCTTCGCTTCGGGCGTGACCTCGTCGACGCCGTTCGGACGTCGAACGCCAACCACGAGATTGGATGCCACTCGTACTCGCATCCACAGTTCGGCCGCATCGACCACGCGTTTGCCGACGCGGAGATTCGCGCGTGTGTCGATATCGCGAGCGACTACGGTCTCGAACTCGACTCGTTCGTCTACCCCCGCAACGACGTCGGTCACCGAGACGTCCTCGCGAAGTACGGGTTCTCGTGTTACCGTGGTCCATCACCCGTGTTTCGCGATACGCCGCTCCCGAAGGGCGTGCACACACTCGTCGATGGCGTCTATGCTCCCGGCCAGTCGTTGCTCGTCACTCCCTCTATCGACGAATACGGGTTAGTCGATATCCCGGCGTCACTGTACCTCTTCAGTTTCGAGGGCGTAGCACTCGAAATTGCGAACCGACTCGTCGGCGACCCGGTGGTACGGCAGGCCAAACGCGGCATCGACCAGGCCGCGAGAGAGGGCGGTGTCTTCCACATGTGGCTCCACCCGAACAACCTCCACACTGACTACAGCGTAGAACGCATCCGACGCATCTTGGCGTACCTAGCCGACGTCAGAGCCGAGACGGACCTCGTCGTCGAGACGATGGGCGAGGTTGCTCGCAGGACGCTCGCCCAGTCTCCTGTTCGTCCTACTTGA
- a CDS encoding glycosyltransferase, with amino-acid sequence MIRTLQLVTTRRPFFEQQVAALERHGVDCHVVTVPKPPSGARSLRDYVRFYGRVLRESLDGPYDLVHANYGLTAPAAIAQPTRPIVLSLWGSDVWGKYGSVSDWCSREFDAVIVMSEQMADALDTKSVVIPHGIDMDLFEPLPQTEARAELGWDDQHHHVLFPYAPSREVKDYPRAVRIVETVQERLGNPVTLQTVSGEPHERIPVYMSAADAMLLTSRWEGSPNAVKEALACNLPVVSTDVGDVRSYLSERTGSYVATSDDELVMALCDILERDGRPNSREAMVEFGLDQMAENIVSVYEHVLEPKQEVTVS; translated from the coding sequence ATGATTCGAACTCTGCAATTGGTGACCACTCGACGACCTTTCTTCGAACAGCAGGTCGCTGCGCTCGAACGACACGGCGTCGATTGTCACGTAGTGACTGTCCCAAAACCGCCGTCCGGAGCGAGGTCGCTTCGCGATTACGTCCGGTTTTACGGGCGTGTCCTTCGTGAATCCCTCGACGGACCGTACGACCTCGTGCACGCGAACTACGGCCTCACCGCCCCGGCGGCCATCGCCCAACCGACCCGACCAATCGTCCTCTCTCTGTGGGGGTCAGACGTGTGGGGGAAGTATGGCTCCGTCAGTGACTGGTGTAGCCGCGAGTTCGATGCGGTAATCGTCATGTCCGAGCAGATGGCCGACGCACTCGATACCAAGTCCGTGGTCATCCCGCACGGCATCGACATGGACCTGTTCGAACCACTCCCCCAGACCGAGGCGCGAGCAGAGTTGGGGTGGGACGACCAGCACCATCACGTGTTGTTCCCCTACGCACCATCGCGGGAGGTGAAAGATTACCCGCGGGCAGTTCGCATCGTCGAGACCGTCCAAGAGCGACTCGGAAACCCGGTGACGCTCCAGACAGTTTCTGGAGAGCCACACGAACGAATCCCGGTGTACATGAGTGCGGCAGACGCGATGTTGCTCACGTCCCGTTGGGAGGGGTCCCCGAACGCAGTGAAAGAAGCGTTAGCCTGCAACCTCCCGGTGGTGAGTACCGACGTCGGCGACGTGCGGTCGTATCTCAGTGAGCGGACGGGGTCGTACGTTGCCACGTCGGACGACGAACTCGTTATGGCCCTCTGCGACATCTTAGAACGAGACGGGCGGCCGAATAGTCGAGAGGCGATGGTCGAGTTCGGTCTCGACCAGATGGCCGAAAATATCGTCTCGGTGTACGAGCACGTTCTCGAACCGAAACAAGAGGTGACAGTGTCGTGA
- a CDS encoding DUF1616 domain-containing protein: MLLTAVAVAVLSLPTTSGTVPRLLFGIPLLVFLPGYALVSAVYTKSDVPPTVTDGTQASASRWAGRSIDVYTRLGLSVASSVAIVAMVAYVLNFTAFGISPVPTLVTVSALTIVFSLVALWRRRAVTPTERFSVTLPSVHIRGATRGQTLLNVAIVVGVVFALSATGYALTAAEPTAGEPFTEFYLLTESETGEFVANDYPEALTAGEPTELAVGIENHEDGSRDYTVVVLLQRVDASGTLIEREQISQFQSSVAAGETDVVEHTVTPDGITGENLELVYLLYVDEPPAEPTRENAYRDLRLRVSVS, from the coding sequence ATGTTGCTGACGGCCGTGGCCGTGGCCGTGTTGTCACTTCCGACGACGAGCGGAACGGTTCCACGCCTGCTCTTCGGGATTCCGTTGCTCGTCTTTCTCCCTGGTTATGCGTTGGTTTCGGCCGTCTACACGAAGTCTGACGTCCCACCCACGGTGACAGATGGAACTCAGGCGTCGGCAAGCAGGTGGGCGGGGCGAAGTATCGACGTGTACACGCGACTCGGACTGTCGGTCGCATCGAGCGTGGCCATCGTGGCGATGGTCGCGTACGTTCTGAACTTCACGGCGTTCGGCATCAGCCCGGTCCCGACGCTCGTCACCGTGAGTGCCTTGACTATTGTCTTCTCGCTCGTTGCGCTCTGGCGGCGGCGTGCAGTTACGCCGACAGAACGGTTTTCTGTGACCCTTCCGTCGGTCCACATTCGTGGGGCGACGCGAGGCCAAACGCTCCTGAACGTCGCAATCGTCGTGGGGGTCGTCTTCGCGCTCTCGGCGACGGGGTACGCGCTGACCGCTGCTGAACCGACCGCTGGCGAACCATTCACCGAGTTCTATCTCCTCACCGAGAGCGAGACTGGTGAGTTCGTCGCCAACGACTATCCCGAGGCACTCACCGCCGGAGAGCCAACTGAACTCGCCGTCGGCATCGAGAACCACGAAGACGGTTCTCGTGATTACACAGTCGTCGTCCTCCTCCAGCGAGTGGACGCGTCCGGAACGCTAATCGAACGCGAGCAGATTTCTCAGTTCCAATCGAGCGTCGCGGCAGGTGAGACGGACGTCGTCGAACACACGGTTACCCCAGACGGAATCACCGGTGAAAACCTCGAACTCGTCTACCTCCTGTACGTCGACGAACCACCGGCAGAACCGACTCGAGAGAACGCGTATCGTGACCTCCGACTCCGTGTATCAGTGTCGTAA
- a CDS encoding glycosyltransferase family 2 protein, translated as MYKENTISVVIPAYNEAGFIGEVLESVPSYVDRVYVVDDGSTDSTWEEIQAHATTVTESADGSVVQFDQRIVPIRHVENRGVGGAIKTGYLRARDDEIDITAVMGGDGQMDPDRLPNLLDPIVDGRADYVKANRLSRPENRRSMPPFRYVGNVILTFLTKIASGYWGISDPQNGYTAISLDALERAPIEDMYEFYGYCNDLLAKLNVERLRVADVPVRSVYGDEKSHIRYQTYIPRVSAMLLRTFLWRLSATVRRDRSNPVPLFYLTGAAGVLGGVSQFVRNLLVSRDDDSDSGRALTGVLAGSVSLLVAMLWETRLNRDLSVTEDTRWNEREDQDRSGD; from the coding sequence ATGTACAAAGAGAACACAATCAGCGTCGTCATTCCGGCATACAACGAAGCAGGCTTCATCGGCGAAGTCTTGGAAAGCGTCCCGTCGTACGTCGACCGAGTGTACGTCGTCGACGATGGGTCTACAGACAGTACCTGGGAAGAGATACAGGCACACGCGACGACAGTCACCGAGTCAGCAGACGGGAGCGTCGTCCAGTTCGACCAACGTATCGTCCCCATCCGTCACGTCGAGAACCGTGGTGTCGGCGGTGCCATCAAGACTGGGTACCTCCGTGCGCGTGACGACGAGATAGACATCACCGCCGTGATGGGAGGTGACGGCCAGATGGACCCAGACCGCTTACCGAACCTCCTCGACCCGATAGTCGATGGGCGTGCAGACTACGTGAAAGCCAATCGTCTCAGCAGGCCCGAGAACCGGCGTTCCATGCCACCGTTCCGATACGTCGGTAACGTCATCCTCACGTTCCTGACCAAAATCGCGAGTGGGTACTGGGGTATCAGTGACCCACAAAACGGGTATACCGCCATCTCACTCGACGCACTCGAACGAGCGCCAATCGAGGACATGTACGAGTTCTACGGGTACTGTAACGACCTATTGGCGAAACTCAACGTCGAGCGTCTTCGTGTCGCCGACGTTCCGGTTCGGAGCGTCTACGGCGACGAAAAGAGCCACATTCGGTATCAAACCTACATCCCGCGCGTCTCTGCGATGCTGCTCCGGACCTTCCTCTGGCGACTCTCTGCGACGGTCCGTCGCGACAGGAGCAATCCAGTACCACTCTTCTATCTCACCGGTGCAGCAGGAGTGCTCGGCGGTGTCTCACAATTCGTGCGAAATCTGCTCGTCTCGAGAGACGACGATTCAGATAGTGGCCGTGCTCTTACCGGCGTACTCGCCGGGAGTGTGTCACTCCTCGTCGCCATGTTATGGGAGACGCGCCTCAACCGTGACCTGAGTGTCACCGAAGACACTCGGTGGAACGAGCGAGAAGACCAAGACCGAAGTGGCGACTGA
- a CDS encoding twin-arginine translocation signal domain-containing protein: MQRRDYLKYGGAVGLAAGLAGCLNRLPFFEGPPEDDDRTTDEYTPPELESSPLDRYGNVVNLVDAGGDPSGRETINDVLQRVVEDDTAVVFPDGRYKLDQFELESVSNFAFVAADGATPTFVPNHPAHELEDNLFIRLEGISDFLFEGFEFDYTADGFGGSIHIIADGDFTVRDIRVRGKMPDEERPNNPAMFRFEVLDRQSSALVERLIARDGGHEGGNAVGVYVGSAHAGSMTFRDCVIENFPNNGLYASSPGRPEESINGADGIVHVEGGLFKNNNIANVRIGTTGSTVRGATIVVNEVPPSPPGALNARGLRLRGKSDQLVEDCLIYIGKEAGEGFGALVLHSDTGRATIRNTTIRVDRDDTYAIHALDPDSSAGPFGSTFENVRIVGSAGFGHAVSINGRDGTTFKGCEVNQTGRERNGFRFENSNGCKLTDSVIKVTGEAVETVNSSLSTVNLTIELP, encoded by the coding sequence ATGCAACGACGGGACTATCTCAAGTACGGTGGCGCGGTTGGCCTCGCTGCGGGGCTGGCTGGGTGTCTGAATCGGTTGCCCTTCTTCGAAGGGCCTCCCGAGGACGACGACAGGACGACTGACGAGTATACGCCTCCCGAATTGGAGTCGTCTCCCCTGGACCGATACGGAAACGTCGTCAATCTGGTCGACGCCGGTGGTGACCCATCCGGCAGAGAGACGATAAACGACGTCCTCCAACGCGTCGTCGAGGACGACACTGCTGTCGTGTTCCCCGACGGACGATACAAACTCGACCAGTTCGAACTCGAATCGGTCTCGAACTTCGCGTTCGTGGCAGCGGACGGAGCGACACCGACATTCGTCCCCAACCACCCTGCACACGAGTTGGAAGACAACCTGTTCATTCGACTCGAAGGTATCAGCGACTTTCTCTTCGAGGGGTTCGAATTCGATTACACGGCCGATGGATTCGGTGGGTCGATTCACATCATCGCCGACGGGGACTTCACCGTTCGAGATATCCGCGTTCGAGGGAAGATGCCCGACGAGGAGAGACCGAACAATCCCGCGATGTTCAGGTTCGAGGTACTCGACAGACAGTCGAGTGCACTCGTCGAGAGACTCATCGCCCGCGATGGCGGCCACGAGGGTGGAAACGCCGTCGGTGTGTACGTCGGAAGTGCCCACGCCGGGTCGATGACGTTCCGAGACTGCGTCATCGAGAACTTCCCGAACAACGGACTGTACGCGTCATCGCCCGGACGGCCCGAAGAGTCGATAAACGGTGCGGATGGTATCGTCCACGTGGAGGGCGGTCTGTTCAAGAACAACAACATCGCGAACGTCCGTATCGGGACGACAGGTTCGACTGTTCGAGGTGCGACCATCGTTGTCAATGAGGTACCACCGAGTCCACCGGGTGCACTCAACGCGAGAGGACTCAGACTTCGCGGCAAGTCCGACCAACTCGTCGAGGACTGCCTCATCTACATCGGGAAAGAGGCGGGCGAAGGATTTGGGGCGCTGGTGCTCCACTCCGACACCGGTCGTGCGACCATCCGAAACACGACTATCAGGGTCGACAGGGACGACACGTACGCGATTCACGCACTCGACCCAGATTCTTCCGCTGGCCCGTTTGGCTCGACGTTCGAGAACGTCCGAATCGTCGGGAGTGCCGGGTTTGGACACGCCGTCTCGATAAACGGCCGAGACGGGACGACGTTCAAAGGATGCGAGGTGAACCAGACGGGACGCGAACGGAACGGGTTTAGGTTCGAGAATTCGAACGGGTGCAAACTCACTGACTCGGTCATCAAAGTAACCGGCGAAGCAGTCGAAACAGTCAATTCGTCGCTCTCGACGGTGAACCTCACAATCGAGTTACCGTAG
- a CDS encoding carboxylate--amine ligase: MATRRKSDGSVLITTGNYATTRSLGEKGIYTILASEYDDAPVGSSRYCDEVVRVPAPRDDLVAYKDALVEIAARPDVKTIVPTRVEDGYVLSKYYDEFDEYVDLVVQPFETLHEAHDRIRLFDAAQAAGVPMPRTRLLSDVEEFDTPAIIKARFNVLVGEYVEGYGPGEYDIIKGLHHVKPGDVLDRDEITREMKHDPIVQEYVPSAGKYMFAALYDHGVPVATFQHRQIRGNSYTGGGGVYRSSVYIPELEAVGRKLLEHMNWHGLACIEYVKDAETGEFKPIELNPRIWQSMPSTVRAGADFPYYYWLQATGQKERVEPKYELGVGSHFLWGELGYLASVVKDESPFVPRPSLASAVKEVVSSMISEPRFDFVRLDDPLPFVHFVYHIFVSKVVTLRLLSTAKGAFVRSRKTN; this comes from the coding sequence ATGGCGACACGAAGGAAAAGCGATGGGTCTGTCCTCATTACGACGGGAAATTACGCGACGACACGGTCGTTGGGTGAGAAAGGCATCTACACGATTCTCGCATCAGAATACGACGATGCACCCGTCGGGTCGTCACGGTATTGTGACGAGGTCGTTCGAGTCCCAGCACCAAGAGACGACCTAGTCGCCTACAAAGACGCACTCGTGGAGATTGCCGCCCGACCAGACGTGAAGACGATCGTCCCAACCCGTGTCGAAGATGGGTACGTCCTTTCGAAGTACTACGACGAGTTCGACGAGTACGTCGACTTGGTCGTCCAACCGTTCGAGACGCTGCACGAGGCACACGATAGAATCCGACTCTTCGATGCCGCACAGGCGGCGGGCGTTCCGATGCCGCGCACACGACTGCTCAGTGACGTGGAGGAGTTCGACACACCGGCAATCATCAAGGCGCGGTTCAACGTACTCGTCGGTGAGTACGTCGAAGGATACGGCCCGGGTGAGTACGACATCATCAAGGGACTCCACCACGTCAAACCCGGAGATGTCCTGGACCGCGACGAAATTACTCGCGAGATGAAACACGACCCAATCGTCCAAGAGTACGTCCCGTCCGCGGGAAAGTACATGTTTGCCGCACTCTACGACCACGGCGTACCGGTCGCAACCTTCCAACACCGACAGATTCGCGGGAACTCGTACACCGGTGGCGGCGGCGTCTACCGCTCGTCCGTCTATATTCCAGAGCTCGAAGCAGTCGGACGGAAACTCCTCGAACACATGAACTGGCACGGCCTCGCGTGCATCGAGTACGTCAAAGACGCAGAGACGGGAGAGTTCAAACCGATTGAACTCAATCCACGAATCTGGCAGTCGATGCCGTCGACGGTTCGCGCCGGTGCCGACTTCCCGTACTACTACTGGTTACAGGCGACGGGGCAGAAAGAGCGCGTCGAACCCAAATACGAACTCGGTGTGGGAAGTCACTTCCTCTGGGGAGAACTTGGCTACTTGGCGAGTGTCGTCAAAGACGAGTCCCCGTTCGTTCCGCGTCCATCACTCGCGTCGGCCGTGAAAGAAGTCGTTTCGTCGATGATCTCCGAACCACGGTTCGATTTCGTCCGCCTCGACGACCCGTTGCCGTTCGTCCATTTCGTCTACCACATCTTCGTCTCGAAAGTGGTCACACTCCGGTTGCTGAGTACTGCGAAGGGAGCGTTCGTACGGAGTCGAAAGACCAACTGA
- a CDS encoding glycosyltransferase family 2 protein: MYHGKTVGVVVPAYNEERLVGAVIDTIPALVDRTYVVDDHSSDGTWEEIKTHAARANNRAANAYTEDGVKLISADGGVSPEMRVVPIRHPANRGRGAAVKTGYRHALEDDIDIIVVMDGDGQMDPDILTHIIDPVVYGTADYAVGDRLAGPLYWRGMPPWRLFGNGLLSGLTRIASGYWHIRDPQNGYTAISAETLEDLDFDRLYDQYGFLNDLLVKLNVAGKRVATVPMYARYGDEESGIRYSSFVPGLSYLLLKNFLWRLRAKYLSGRAHPAAILYILGAVSVFLSVFRPDRKQTSQAPYGPISKIAVGVASLVGAMLLDKRSNEHLRIELDVPDSFKTERDNAEADAQEQG, encoded by the coding sequence ATGTATCACGGTAAGACCGTCGGAGTCGTCGTCCCCGCCTACAACGAAGAGCGATTAGTTGGAGCAGTCATCGACACGATTCCAGCACTAGTCGATCGGACTTACGTCGTCGACGACCATTCGAGCGACGGGACGTGGGAGGAAATCAAGACCCACGCAGCACGAGCAAACAACCGAGCAGCAAACGCATACACAGAAGACGGTGTCAAGTTAATCTCCGCAGACGGTGGCGTTTCGCCGGAAATGCGGGTCGTCCCGATTCGTCACCCGGCTAATCGCGGCCGTGGCGCTGCGGTCAAAACCGGCTATCGGCACGCGCTCGAAGACGATATCGACATCATCGTCGTGATGGACGGAGATGGCCAGATGGACCCCGATATCCTCACACACATCATCGACCCAGTCGTCTACGGAACCGCAGATTACGCAGTCGGTGACCGATTGGCCGGGCCGTTGTACTGGCGTGGGATGCCCCCGTGGCGGTTGTTCGGAAACGGTCTCCTGTCGGGACTGACACGCATCGCCAGTGGCTACTGGCACATCCGCGACCCACAGAACGGGTACACGGCAATCTCGGCAGAGACCCTCGAAGACCTCGACTTCGACCGTCTGTACGACCAGTACGGGTTCCTGAACGACCTCCTCGTGAAGTTGAACGTCGCGGGGAAACGAGTCGCGACAGTGCCGATGTACGCCCGGTACGGTGACGAAGAAAGCGGCATCAGGTACTCGAGTTTCGTCCCGGGCCTCTCGTACCTCCTCCTGAAGAACTTCTTGTGGCGCCTGCGCGCCAAGTACCTCTCGGGACGTGCCCACCCCGCAGCGATCCTCTACATTCTCGGCGCTGTGAGCGTCTTTCTCAGTGTATTCCGTCCCGACCGGAAACAGACCTCACAGGCGCCGTACGGTCCGATATCGAAAATTGCCGTCGGTGTCGCTTCGCTCGTCGGTGCGATGCTCCTTGACAAGCGTTCGAACGAACACTTGCGGATAGAACTCGACGTCCCCGACTCATTCAAAACTGAACGGGACAACGCAGAAGCAGACGCACAGGAACAGGGTTAG
- a CDS encoding DUF1616 domain-containing protein produces the protein MGSTSHNKSLLNRTLGELSLDVPIVMTVVIMSYVFAYLQPGTLVRTMVGVPILLFLPGYSLLLALYPGKEEKHERTSPDFRPTRRGSGVSVLERLALAFGMSIALLPIAGLVLLWSGFELNLTTVLSSLSAIIVVGIAVGEFRRLRLDPNDRFHIPLRYWYNEVTESFNRPSKFDSVLNVALAIAVVFAVASVGYTVFTPSGGEAYSSITLLTQDASGEYVASGYPSSLSTDESTELYVSVSNYEGEETTYTLVAELQRLNLDGEMAVVERQQLGQRSETIGDGETWQTRHSFTPQLTGENFRLTYFLYKGDAPEDPSVETAYRSTYIWLSVSDA, from the coding sequence ATGGGTTCCACTTCACACAATAAAAGTCTGTTAAACCGTACTCTCGGGGAACTTTCACTCGACGTCCCCATCGTGATGACAGTTGTCATTATGAGTTACGTGTTTGCGTACTTACAACCCGGCACCCTCGTCCGGACAATGGTTGGCGTTCCGATTCTCCTGTTCCTCCCGGGGTACTCGCTACTGCTCGCACTGTACCCAGGAAAAGAGGAAAAACATGAGAGAACCAGTCCCGACTTCCGACCTACCAGGAGGGGGTCTGGCGTCAGCGTCCTTGAACGTCTCGCACTCGCGTTCGGTATGAGCATCGCACTTCTCCCAATTGCGGGGCTTGTCCTCCTTTGGAGTGGGTTCGAGTTGAACCTCACAACTGTTCTCAGTTCCCTTTCAGCGATTATCGTCGTCGGAATCGCGGTTGGAGAGTTTAGGCGACTTCGACTAGATCCAAACGACAGATTCCACATCCCGCTTCGGTACTGGTACAATGAGGTCACCGAGTCGTTCAATCGCCCCTCGAAATTCGACTCGGTATTGAACGTCGCCCTTGCAATCGCGGTCGTCTTTGCAGTCGCGAGTGTGGGGTACACGGTCTTCACCCCGAGCGGGGGCGAAGCGTACTCAAGCATCACTCTGCTCACACAGGACGCGTCCGGCGAGTACGTTGCGTCCGGGTATCCCTCCTCGCTGTCGACAGACGAGTCGACAGAACTCTACGTGAGTGTCAGCAACTACGAGGGAGAAGAGACCACATACACCTTGGTCGCAGAGTTACAGCGCCTCAATTTAGATGGAGAGATGGCTGTTGTTGAGCGCCAACAGCTCGGTCAGCGCTCCGAGACCATCGGTGACGGTGAGACCTGGCAAACGCGGCATTCGTTCACACCACAACTAACCGGTGAGAACTTCCGTCTCACGTACTTCCTGTACAAAGGAGACGCACCAGAAGACCCGAGTGTCGAGACAGCATACCGTTCGACCTACATCTGGCTTTCCGTCTCAGACGCCTGA
- a CDS encoding Gfo/Idh/MocA family protein, which yields MSKVGKNRRQRPLSVGILGIGNIGMVHLQSALAMSDVEVSAVADAVPENRELAHQWGVPTSYDDYGELLESESLDAVIVALPPSLHRDAVEQAAANGCDVFVEKPFARSVSEADAMIAAAEAGNITLGVDHTIRYMPDVKQLKDRYDSGRIGHVPYATISRVNSGPFDRVPVENSPPSWPLNPEIAGGGVLLELGVHLFDVLEWFFGDLEVITADIGSQLSIPVEDAATVLLRSQETGTVVTMHCGSYQWEELPEINMSFRLDGVAGVLDNRDYVPKNFYANAARSATENVFKRLRGEHPNHYGPTYYLQAHYEALDDFFGAIRAGEKPPVDGEVGRRTIELAESAYEAASAASTEQPLWRVRQ from the coding sequence GTGTCAAAAGTAGGTAAGAACCGCCGACAGCGCCCACTTTCGGTGGGCATCCTCGGTATCGGGAACATTGGGATGGTTCACCTTCAGTCTGCGCTCGCAATGAGCGACGTCGAGGTCAGTGCCGTTGCTGATGCAGTCCCCGAGAATAGGGAACTGGCCCATCAGTGGGGAGTACCCACCAGTTACGATGACTACGGTGAGTTGCTGGAATCGGAGTCGCTCGACGCCGTCATCGTTGCCCTCCCGCCGTCTCTCCACCGCGATGCCGTCGAACAGGCCGCAGCGAACGGTTGCGACGTCTTCGTCGAAAAACCATTCGCACGCTCAGTCTCGGAAGCAGACGCCATGATCGCCGCCGCTGAGGCTGGGAATATCACACTGGGCGTCGACCACACCATCCGCTACATGCCGGACGTAAAGCAACTAAAAGACAGGTACGACAGCGGGAGGATCGGACACGTCCCATACGCTACGATTTCACGGGTCAACAGCGGTCCGTTCGACCGAGTACCAGTAGAAAATTCCCCGCCGTCGTGGCCACTCAACCCCGAAATCGCCGGGGGAGGCGTTCTGCTCGAACTTGGCGTCCACCTCTTCGACGTCCTCGAGTGGTTCTTCGGTGATTTGGAAGTCATAACGGCAGATATCGGGTCACAACTGTCAATTCCAGTCGAAGATGCCGCGACCGTTCTCCTTCGCTCTCAAGAGACAGGGACAGTCGTGACCATGCACTGTGGGTCGTATCAATGGGAAGAACTCCCGGAAATCAACATGTCGTTCCGACTCGATGGCGTCGCTGGCGTCCTCGATAACCGGGACTATGTTCCGAAGAACTTCTACGCGAATGCCGCGCGTTCAGCCACAGAAAACGTGTTCAAACGACTCCGTGGTGAACATCCGAACCACTACGGTCCAACGTACTATCTTCAGGCACACTACGAAGCGCTCGATGATTTCTTCGGCGCAATCCGTGCCGGTGAAAAACCGCCAGTCGATGGTGAGGTTGGTCGGCGTACCATCGAGTTAGCAGAGTCAGCGTACGAGGCGGCGAGCGCGGCGAGTACCGAACAGCCACTCTGGAGGGTTCGGCAGTGA